A single genomic interval of Pyrus communis chromosome 7, drPyrComm1.1, whole genome shotgun sequence harbors:
- the LOC137739865 gene encoding calcium-transporting ATPase 12, plasma membrane-type-like — MALEINTEDQAAEGASLTAGLTRQSIRRRRTSLRYVVKGILFSSRIKKTRRLLEASYEHLAPAPAPPATASDHVIDIQEQLSKEVAKIVREKDLNSLCGHGGVDGIFRLLRSHFEEGAVDGGQNPEGWNITKSPVDAKGFLYFLFEAFNQYTIVFLLLSAGLSFTIEFMNQGVKDGWHDGVAILTAVFLLIAFRSVGNYLRQRKLAKHLLDRSKLTVNVERSSTEPTPITISDIVAGDIVLLKEGDCVPADGLFIDHGEELVLDEVLSPKIDCKKNPFVFSGSKVVKGCGRMIVTSVGANTAMAEMLSLVSNHNPTEKTLLQALLDKPNACMDFLACCVSILIALVMLIRLLFFKKHENYNERPDLKGEVSINFVMRIFEKIFLKPQGKASILASVLATVVIGIQHGIPVVITVALFQWKDKVAKNQADPRNLSACVTMGLINFICIETTADLMCKRTEVEEFRIGEKDLSSGEVDLETDRVLEALHQGISATASPENDRLISWLNTRGISKALLDRRFEIVKQWSPNEKYRGVVLRKIENDEQFMQLHCDGEASTILGMCSHYYDNRGGSLNIGYQKRKFKQVIEKMEKKGLRPIAYAYKKTEEEDPTEDDLILLALVGLRCPYQEELRLVVEALREAGVRIKLVSEDELSKVKARAWELGISPDSDYMEIEGQDFRRLKSMERRDKVDSISVMGSSLPKDKFLLVEQLKKKGHIVGFYGGLTSIDALTLKTADVGIVEYPWSTEMARENADLIIRNGCFLSMNMKSGACAYHNIQQFCQLQLTTCISGLLVTLVVTMHSGESPLTTVHLIWVNLIMCLLGGLMMVMELQGTERHTQRPAKRTEWLITKVIWGNIAVQVLYQASVLLILHFMGNVVPSMNEGVRNTMIFNTFTLCQVLNLFGAMDIVKKEVLGVVLRSHGFLTALAAVLIIQVIIVEFGKGLASGARLNALQWLICCILAALSWGSVRAFKFLSAHLQRTTRALMVSSHAGLSHLQRRLYVPNWLYVPICLLLILSVSSYCFRPEISPLALYIR; from the exons ATGGCCCTCGAGATAAATACAGAGGATCAAGCTGCTGAAGGTGCCTCTCTTACTGCCGGGTTGACTAGGCAGAGCATCAGACGCAGGAGAACCTCGCTGAGATATGTTGTTAAAGGCATTTTGTTCTCATCACGCATTAAGAAAACCAGACGTCTGCTTGAAGCTAGTTATGAACATTTAGCACCAGCACCAGCGCCGCCAGCCACTGCCTCTGACCATGTGATTGACATCCAGGAACAGCTTTCGAAAGAGGTTGCTAAAATAGTGAGGGAGAAGGACTTGAACTCACTCTGCGGACATGGTGGTGTTGATGGCATCTTCCGACTTCTCAGGTCTCACTTTGAG GAAGGTGCCGTTGATGGTGGTCAAAATCCAGAAGGATGGAACATTACCAAGTCCCCTGTTGATGCAAAGGGTTTCTTGTACTTTTTGTTTGAGGCGTTCAATCAGTACACGATTGTTTTCCTCTTGCTCTCAGCTGGGTTATCGTTCACCATTGAATTCATGAATCAAGGAGTCAAGGATGGCTGGCATGACGGTGTTGCCATACTCACTGCCGTGTTCTTACTTATTGCTTTCCGTTCTGTGGGGAACTACCTCCGTCAGAGAAAGCTGGCGAAGCACTTGCTGGATAGGAGCAAATTGACGGTGAATGTTGAAAGAAGTAGCACAGAACCTACACCGATTACCATATCCGACATTGTGGCGGGTGATATAGTTCTTTTGAAGGAAGGAGACTGTGTTCCTGCTGATGGTTTGTTCATAGATCACGGTGAGGAACTGGTTCTGGATGAGGTATTGAGCCCGAAAATTGATTGTAAGAAGAATCCATTTGTTTTTTCGGGTTCAAAGGTCGTTAAGGGCTGTGGCCGCATGATTGTGACATCAGTTGGTGCTAATACAGCTATGGCCGAGATGCTGAGCTTGGTGTCTAATCATAATCCAACGGAAAAGACACTGCTACAAGCTTTGCTGGACAAACCAAATGCTTGTATGGATTTTCTTGCATGCTGTGTCTCGATACTGATTGCACTTGTGATGTTGATACGCCTACTATTCTTCAAGAAGCACGAAAACTACAACGAGAGGCCAGACCTGAAAGGTGAAGtttcaattaattttgtgaTGAGGATCTTTGAGAAGATCTTCTTGAAACCTCAAGGAAAGGCTTCCATCTTAGCAAGCGTTCTCGCAACCGTGGTCATAGGGATACAACATGGGATACCTGTTGTAATTACAGTTGCCCTTTTTCAATGGAAGGACAAGGTTGCCAAAAATCAGGCAGATCCACGGAATCTATCAGCTTGTGTCACCATGGGACTCATAAATTTCATCTGCATTGAAACAACGGCAGATTTAATGTGCAAACGGACGGAGGTCGAGGAATTTCGGATTGGCGAAAAAGATTTAAGCAGTGGTGAAGTGGACTTGGAAACTGACCGAGTTCTTGAGGCTCTCCATCAGGGGATTTCAGCTACCGCGTCACCAGAAAATGATCGGCTCATTTCTTGGCTGAACACCAGAGGGATAAGTAAAGCGTTATTGGATCGAAGATTTGAAATTGTTAAACAATGGAGCCCTAATGAGAAGTATAGAGGTGTCGTATTGAGGAAAATCGAGAATGATGAACAGTTTATGCAACTTCACTGTGACGGAGAAGCATCAACAATATTAGGCATGTGTTCACATTACTATGATAACAGAGGGGGAAGTCTCAATATTGGATACCAGAAGAGAAAATTCAAGCAGGTGATCGAGAAGATGGAGAAGAAGGGTCTTAGACCGATTGCATACGCATAcaagaaaacagaagaagaagatccTACCGAAGATGATTTGATTTTGTTGGCACTTGTCGGTCTTAGATGTCCATATCAAGAAGAACTTAGATTGGTCGTGGAGGCTCTTAGAGAAGCTGGAGTAAGGATCAAACTAGTGTCGGAGGATGAGCTCTCGAAAGTGAAAGCTAGAGCTTGGGAGCTTGGGATCTCCCCTGACTCAGATTACATGGAAATTGAAGGTCAAGATTTCCGAAGGCTCAAATCCATGGAAAGGCGGGATAAGGTGGATTCGATCTCTGTGATGGGAAGTTCCCTCCCCAAGGACAAGTTTCTTCTTGTGGAGCAGTTAAAGAAAAAAGGTCACATAGTTGGATTCTATGGAGGGCTAACCAGCATTGACGCTCTGACCTTAAAAACAGCTGATGTAGGAATTGTAGAGTATCCCTGGAGCACCGAGATGGCCAGAGAGAACGCTGATCTTATAATCAGAAATGGATGTTTCTTAAGCATGAATATGAAGTCTGGTGCTTGTGCTTACCACAACATTCAGCAGTTCTGTCAACTTCAACTCACTACTTGCATATCCGGGCTACTAGTGACCCTAGTCGTAACAATGCATTCGGGAGAGTCCCCACTAACAACAGTTCACTTGATTTGGGTGAACTTGATCATGTGCCTTCTTGGTGGCCTAATGATGGTGATGGAGTTACAAGGCACCGAACGACACACTCAAAGACCTGCTAAGAGGACCGAGTGGCTTATAACCAAAGTCATCTGGGGAAACATAGCAGTTCAAGTCTTGTATCAGGCTTCCGTCTTGCTGATCTTACATTTCATGGGAAATGTAGTACCGAGCATGAACGAAGGTGTCCGGAATACCATGATTTTCAATACTTTCACCTTATGCCAGGTCCTTAATCTGTTCGGTGCCATGGACATAGTAAAAAAGGAAGTGCTAGGTGTTGTCCTCCGCAGCCATGGGTTTCTGACGGCGTTGGCGGCTGTTTTGATCATCCAGGTGATCATTGTTGAGTTCGGAAAAGGACTAGCCAGCGGTGCGAGGTTGAATGCACTGCAGTGGCTAATCTGTTGCATTCTTGCTGCTCTTTCGTGGGGTTCTGTTCGGGCCTTCAAATTCCTTTCAGCACACCTCCAAAGAACAACTCGGGCACTGATGGTGAGCTCACACGCTGGATTGTCACATCTGCAGCGCAGATTATACGTTCCCAACTGGTTATACGTTCCCATTTGTTTGCTCCTCATCTTGTCTGTATCATCATACTGTTTCCGCCCAGAAATCTCTCCGCTCGCGCTGTATATCCGTTAA